The Xanthomonas sontii genome contains a region encoding:
- a CDS encoding DEAD/DEAH box helicase: MDIDYDFYAKNEVYKSWADHRLIFKVANGKTGLKGFRLPQRAAAFAVLSHLDMSPTKPATVVMPTGTGKTDTIFALMLAGLFKRTLLVVSSDALRSQMSERLESLATLRLIEVVTDELLSPKVHLAAGLSGAFDLGAIEGANVTVTTPDTLALLQTDELREVMGFFTHVVFDEAHHVVAETWERIRAAADGKPALYFTATPFRLDDQRISGKIVFNYTLRQAQRDGYFQEIEFHPIREYREDMADEAIAKKAVALLQQDLRDGFDHILLARCSGIEKANSVAAIYARLSDGTDLNPALLHNKVKGLAERRKDVINRKCRIIICVNMLGEGFDLPELKLAAIHDQHRSPAVTLQFIGRLTRVSSKLGPAKFIANIANQRIDGEMQALYASDADWGMIIREVSETKIGRELERQEFEAKFEGNDDAEKIVSLNPKPNTSAIAYRVNPSGWMPSNVAKLRGRGETLELSSVGGDDSIVMAVTKQAVPVEWADSASVMTTTWNLYLAYYRQVDKTLFATCSGDEAQLGRFVGLIAPEAPRIRDDAVFRILSGIDLLKLQNVGLMRGGREVRFTMHVGQDVNSVMEDLENGTSAKTNVFAVGHANGEKTTAGCSTKGKLWRMDDSAIDEWIKWCDQVSAKINDQNIDTSDILKNVLRSERIKNVWPEGLFFADWPDQLMIETESRCTITVNSASYSITDLTLGAPVYEAPAILAVPLIASPEGEQEQELLKIKITLGEDGYSYSAPNSTFTVGVKKQRLDEYLNNARLRLLSADGSVIIGNYRIYSPGSLNVKLPWNHLESWVWTDVDISRESMMDRNDLASVQGHTFREIAPHYDIVFDDDGAGEVADLVAVRVLDQWIEVDFYHCKYCKSGQAPGGRIEDAYVVTGQASRSVKWHARGQKLFQRLMDRYRKSVSKGRNRLLKGSPEVLDLLRRKARDMEVRIGFVIVQPAISLQSNLDEVLAVLGTSYVYIKSIANARLRVICSP; the protein is encoded by the coding sequence ATGGACATCGACTATGACTTTTATGCGAAGAATGAGGTCTATAAAAGCTGGGCCGACCATCGGCTAATCTTTAAGGTTGCGAATGGTAAGACGGGCTTAAAAGGTTTCAGGTTGCCTCAAAGAGCAGCCGCATTCGCTGTCCTATCTCATCTCGATATGTCGCCTACAAAACCGGCAACTGTTGTGATGCCAACAGGAACCGGAAAGACCGACACCATCTTCGCACTTATGTTGGCAGGGCTGTTCAAGCGAACGCTTCTCGTCGTTTCATCGGATGCCCTGCGCTCACAAATGAGCGAGCGTCTTGAGTCCCTGGCGACGTTAAGGCTGATCGAAGTTGTAACAGACGAGTTGCTTTCGCCTAAGGTTCATTTGGCAGCAGGCTTAAGTGGTGCGTTCGATCTAGGTGCGATAGAAGGAGCAAATGTCACAGTCACAACTCCGGATACCCTGGCTCTACTTCAGACGGATGAACTACGGGAAGTCATGGGGTTTTTCACTCATGTCGTATTTGATGAGGCTCATCATGTGGTTGCCGAAACTTGGGAGCGCATTAGAGCTGCTGCCGATGGCAAGCCGGCTCTATACTTCACTGCTACTCCGTTTCGACTGGATGACCAGCGTATAAGCGGAAAAATCGTGTTTAACTACACGCTAAGGCAAGCCCAGCGCGATGGCTATTTCCAAGAAATTGAGTTCCATCCCATACGTGAATACCGGGAGGATATGGCTGACGAAGCTATCGCCAAAAAGGCTGTCGCTCTTCTTCAGCAGGACCTTAGGGATGGTTTTGATCACATCTTATTAGCGCGATGTTCGGGGATAGAGAAAGCCAATAGCGTCGCGGCCATCTATGCGAGACTGTCGGATGGGACAGACCTCAATCCTGCGCTGTTGCACAACAAGGTTAAGGGCCTCGCTGAAAGAAGAAAGGACGTTATTAACCGTAAGTGCAGAATTATCATTTGTGTAAACATGCTAGGGGAAGGATTCGATCTTCCTGAGCTCAAGCTCGCGGCAATCCATGATCAACACCGCAGTCCCGCTGTGACCCTGCAGTTCATCGGGCGTCTAACACGAGTCTCATCTAAGTTGGGACCAGCAAAGTTCATAGCTAACATCGCCAACCAACGTATCGACGGAGAGATGCAGGCACTTTACGCTTCCGATGCGGACTGGGGCATGATTATTCGCGAAGTAAGTGAAACTAAGATTGGGAGAGAACTGGAACGCCAAGAGTTTGAGGCGAAGTTCGAAGGAAATGACGACGCGGAGAAGATTGTTTCGCTCAACCCGAAACCAAACACGAGTGCGATTGCCTATCGCGTAAATCCTTCAGGATGGATGCCAAGTAATGTTGCAAAGCTGAGAGGACGGGGCGAGACGCTGGAGTTAAGTTCGGTCGGCGGTGACGATTCTATCGTCATGGCTGTAACCAAGCAGGCTGTTCCGGTGGAGTGGGCAGATAGCGCCTCCGTCATGACGACGACATGGAATCTCTACCTTGCATACTACAGACAAGTAGACAAGACGCTCTTTGCAACTTGCTCTGGCGATGAGGCACAGCTTGGGCGCTTTGTCGGCCTCATTGCTCCAGAAGCTCCAAGAATTCGTGATGACGCGGTGTTTCGTATTCTCAGTGGAATTGACCTTCTCAAGCTTCAGAACGTTGGGCTGATGCGAGGTGGCCGGGAAGTTCGATTCACCATGCATGTAGGTCAGGACGTTAACTCTGTGATGGAAGACTTGGAGAACGGAACGTCTGCCAAGACAAATGTGTTCGCAGTGGGGCACGCCAATGGAGAGAAAACGACTGCTGGATGCTCTACAAAAGGGAAGCTATGGAGAATGGATGATTCGGCAATTGATGAATGGATCAAATGGTGTGACCAAGTCTCAGCCAAGATCAATGATCAGAACATTGATACGTCCGACATCCTTAAAAATGTCCTCCGAAGCGAGAGGATAAAGAATGTTTGGCCTGAAGGACTGTTCTTTGCTGACTGGCCAGATCAACTCATGATCGAGACTGAGAGCAGGTGTACTATCACCGTCAACTCGGCTTCATACTCAATTACAGATCTGACGCTTGGGGCCCCGGTCTACGAAGCGCCGGCAATTTTGGCCGTGCCCCTCATAGCTTCACCGGAAGGAGAGCAAGAGCAAGAGTTGTTGAAAATAAAGATCACGCTTGGGGAAGACGGATACTCATATTCTGCGCCAAATTCCACTTTCACGGTGGGTGTAAAAAAACAGAGACTTGATGAGTATCTTAATAATGCGCGCCTGAGGCTGCTATCTGCTGATGGCTCAGTAATTATTGGAAACTACAGGATCTATTCGCCTGGCAGTCTCAATGTAAAACTTCCTTGGAATCACCTGGAGAGTTGGGTGTGGACTGATGTAGACATCAGCAGGGAGTCCATGATGGATCGAAACGACCTCGCTAGTGTTCAGGGACACACGTTCAGAGAGATTGCACCTCACTACGACATAGTCTTCGATGATGACGGAGCCGGTGAGGTGGCAGATCTGGTTGCCGTGCGGGTCCTGGATCAATGGATAGAGGTTGACTTCTATCACTGCAAGTACTGCAAGTCTGGCCAAGCTCCGGGTGGTCGTATCGAGGATGCCTATGTGGTAACCGGACAGGCAAGTCGATCTGTGAAATGGCACGCGAGGGGTCAAAAACTGTTCCAGCGGCTAATGGACCGGTACAGAAAGTCTGTAAGCAAGGGAAGGAATCGTCTCCTTAAAGGATCGCCTGAGGTCCTCGACTTGCTGCGCAGGAAAGCTAGAGACATGGAAGTTCGGATCGGCTTTGTCATTGTGCAGCCCGCCATTTCTCTGCAGAGCAATCTGGATGAAGTGTTGGCAGTACTCGGCACGAGCTACGTGTACATCAAGAGCATTGCCAACGCCAGACTACGCGTGATCTGTAGTCCTTAA
- a CDS encoding VOC family protein, protein MSRAEQHHRIDYLEFAVASITAAKAFYGQAFDWTFQDYGPDYCEFRDGRLSGGFFHGTPQPGGALVVLYSNDLAATQARIEAASGRIVRPLFDFPGGRRFHFADRDGYELAVWCEG, encoded by the coding sequence ATGTCCCGCGCCGAACAGCATCACCGCATCGACTATCTGGAATTCGCCGTCGCCTCGATCACCGCGGCCAAGGCCTTCTACGGCCAGGCCTTCGACTGGACCTTCCAGGACTACGGCCCGGACTACTGTGAATTCCGTGACGGCCGCCTGAGCGGCGGCTTCTTCCACGGCACGCCGCAGCCCGGCGGCGCCCTGGTGGTGCTGTACTCCAACGACCTCGCCGCCACCCAGGCGCGCATCGAAGCCGCCAGCGGCCGCATCGTGCGCCCGCTGTTCGACTTCCCAGGCGGGCGCCGCTTCCACTTCGCCGACCGCGACGGCTACGAGCTGGCGGTGTGGTGCGAGGGCTGA
- a CDS encoding LysR family transcriptional regulator yields MATSNAATPRFPYKSDRLKPLRAFCQTVRLGAVSRAAEALFVSQPAVTLQLQALERELGVVLFERSGRRLVPSREGQLLYEMAQPLVESLDRLEADFREKARGLDAGELNVAANSSTILYLLPKIVEAFRARHPQVRLTLHNAISADGTDLLREDAVDLAVGSMLDVPADLSYAPVYRFEQLLIAPHDHPLARKPKLTLEDLSPYPLILPPRRQVTYRLVDLVFQQARVPYTVALEVGGWEVIKQYVAMGMGVSIVSSICLTDADRARLATRALGDYFPARSYGVVVRKGKYLSPQARAFIELIQPDLFTPRGYDESGPSER; encoded by the coding sequence ATGGCTACGAGCAACGCCGCAACCCCGCGATTTCCCTACAAATCCGACCGGCTCAAGCCGCTGCGCGCGTTCTGCCAGACGGTGCGCCTGGGCGCGGTGTCGCGGGCCGCGGAGGCCTTGTTCGTCAGCCAGCCGGCGGTGACCCTGCAGTTGCAGGCGCTGGAACGCGAACTGGGGGTGGTGTTGTTCGAGCGCAGCGGCCGGCGCCTGGTGCCCAGCCGCGAGGGCCAGTTGCTGTACGAGATGGCGCAGCCGCTGGTGGAGAGCCTGGACCGGCTGGAGGCCGACTTCCGCGAGAAGGCGCGCGGGCTGGACGCCGGCGAACTCAACGTCGCCGCCAACAGTTCCACCATCCTCTACCTGCTGCCGAAGATCGTGGAGGCCTTCCGCGCCCGCCACCCGCAGGTGCGGCTGACCCTGCACAACGCGATCAGCGCCGACGGCACCGACCTGCTGCGCGAGGACGCGGTGGACCTGGCGGTCGGCTCGATGCTCGACGTGCCGGCCGACCTCAGCTACGCCCCGGTGTACCGCTTCGAACAGTTGCTGATCGCCCCGCACGACCATCCGCTGGCCCGCAAGCCGAAGTTGACCCTGGAGGACCTGTCGCCGTACCCGCTGATCCTGCCGCCGCGGCGCCAGGTCACCTACCGCCTGGTCGACCTGGTGTTCCAGCAGGCGCGCGTGCCCTACACCGTGGCGCTGGAGGTCGGCGGCTGGGAAGTGATCAAGCAGTACGTGGCGATGGGCATGGGCGTGTCCATCGTCAGTTCGATCTGCCTCACCGACGCCGACCGCGCGCGCCTGGCCACCCGCGCCCTGGGCGACTACTTCCCGGCGCGCAGCTACGGCGTGGTGGTGCGCAAGGGCAAGTACCTGTCGCCGCAGGCACGCGCCTTCATCGAGCTGATCCAGCCGGACCTGTTCACCCCGCGCGGCTACGACGAGAGCGGGCCCTCGGAGCGGTAG
- the aceB gene encoding malate synthase A, whose product MSAPAFATAPDPSTRSTPGIALTASLAGQDALLPPPLLALLVSLHRSIEPERQARLAARRERQAFFDAGGLPDFRDDTRAIRDGDWQVAPLPEALQDRRVEITGPTDPKMVINALNSGAKVYMADFEDSTAPTWRNLVAGQRALAEAVAGTLTFTAPAARDGSPGKRYTLRPYEEQAVLIVRPRGWHLDEKHVLVDGQPLAGGLFDAALFAFHNGRALQAKDRGPYLYLPKLQSMEEAALWETALAHIEDMLGLLQGQIKVTVLIETLPAVFEMDEILHALRGRIVGLNCGRWDYIFSYLKTFRRHPDRVLPERGQVTMTQPFLKAYSELLIRTCHRRGAHAMGGMAAQIPIGHDEAANEQAMARVRADKLREVTAGHDGTWVAHPALIPIARAVFDEHMRTPNQHAVRRDDVQADRDTLIAPSTGTITRAGFEGNIEVCVRYLAAWLDGNGCVPIHHLMEDAATAEISRSQLWQWLHVGGLHLDDGTAIDFALFDACLRQLPARLGERALLPGGARVDEAIALLDRLTRDEALADFLTLPAYQLID is encoded by the coding sequence ATGTCCGCCCCCGCTTTCGCCACCGCTCCCGACCCGTCCACGCGCTCCACGCCGGGTATCGCGCTCACTGCTTCGCTGGCCGGCCAGGACGCACTGCTGCCGCCGCCGCTGCTGGCCCTGCTGGTGTCGCTGCACCGGTCGATCGAGCCGGAGCGGCAGGCGCGGCTGGCCGCGCGGCGCGAGCGCCAGGCGTTCTTCGACGCCGGCGGCCTGCCGGACTTCCGCGACGACACCCGCGCGATCCGCGACGGCGACTGGCAGGTGGCGCCGCTGCCCGAGGCGCTGCAGGACCGCCGGGTCGAGATCACCGGCCCGACCGATCCGAAGATGGTCATCAACGCGCTGAACTCCGGCGCCAAGGTGTACATGGCCGACTTCGAGGATTCGACCGCGCCGACCTGGCGCAACCTGGTCGCCGGCCAGCGCGCGCTGGCCGAGGCGGTGGCCGGGACCCTGACCTTCACCGCGCCGGCCGCGCGCGACGGCAGCCCGGGCAAGCGCTATACGTTGCGGCCCTACGAGGAGCAGGCGGTGCTGATCGTGCGCCCGCGCGGCTGGCACCTGGACGAGAAGCACGTGCTGGTCGATGGCCAGCCGCTGGCCGGCGGCCTGTTCGATGCGGCGCTGTTCGCCTTCCACAACGGCCGCGCGCTGCAGGCCAAGGACCGCGGTCCGTATCTGTACCTGCCCAAGCTGCAGTCGATGGAGGAAGCGGCGCTGTGGGAGACCGCGCTGGCCCACATCGAGGATATGCTCGGCCTGCTGCAGGGCCAGATCAAGGTCACCGTGCTGATCGAGACGCTGCCGGCGGTGTTCGAGATGGACGAGATCCTGCATGCGCTGCGCGGGCGCATCGTCGGCCTGAACTGCGGCCGCTGGGACTACATCTTTTCCTACCTGAAGACCTTCCGCCGGCATCCGGACCGGGTGCTGCCCGAACGCGGCCAGGTGACCATGACCCAGCCGTTCCTGAAGGCCTACTCGGAACTGCTGATCCGCACCTGCCACCGCCGTGGCGCGCATGCGATGGGCGGCATGGCCGCGCAGATTCCGATCGGCCACGACGAGGCGGCCAACGAGCAGGCGATGGCGCGGGTGCGCGCGGACAAGCTGCGTGAAGTCACCGCCGGCCACGACGGCACCTGGGTGGCGCACCCGGCGCTGATCCCGATCGCCCGCGCCGTGTTCGACGAGCACATGCGCACGCCGAACCAGCACGCGGTGCGCCGCGATGACGTGCAGGCCGACCGCGACACGCTGATCGCCCCGTCCACCGGCACCATCACCCGCGCCGGCTTCGAGGGCAACATCGAAGTGTGCGTGCGCTACCTGGCGGCGTGGCTGGACGGCAACGGCTGCGTGCCGATCCACCACCTGATGGAGGACGCCGCCACCGCCGAGATCAGCCGCAGCCAGTTGTGGCAGTGGCTGCACGTGGGCGGCCTGCACCTGGACGACGGCACCGCCATCGACTTCGCCCTGTTCGACGCCTGCCTGCGGCAGTTGCCGGCACGGCTGGGCGAGCGCGCGCTGCTGCCAGGCGGGGCGCGCGTGGACGAGGCCATCGCGCTGCTGGATCGGCTGACGCGCGACGAGGCGTTGGCCGACTTCCTCACCTTGCCGGCCTATCAGTTGATCGATTGA
- the aceA gene encoding isocitrate lyase: MSTTLQTAEQIQRDWDTDPRWAGITRNYTAADVVRLRGTVHVEHSLARLGAEKLWKYLHEKDFVNALGALTGNQAMQQVKAGLNAIYLSGWQVAADANLAGQMYPDQSLYPADSVPAVVKRINNTLLRADQLHHAEGKDEIDFLQPIVADAEAGFGGVLNAFELMKAMIEAGAAGVHFEDQLASVKKCGHMGGKVLVPTREAIEKLNAARLAADVMGVPTLLVARTDAEAADLVTSDIDPNDRPFTTGERTVEGFFRTHKGLDQAISRGLAYAPYADLIWCETGKPDLEFARKFAEAIHAKFPGKLLAYNCSPSFNWKKNLDDATIAKFQREIASYGYKFQFITLAGFHALNYSMFNLAHGYARRQMSAFVELQEAEFAAADRGFTAVKHQREVGTGYFDAVTQAIQQGQSSTTALKGSTEEEQFHGEKAA; this comes from the coding sequence ATGAGCACCACGCTGCAGACCGCCGAACAGATCCAGCGCGACTGGGACACCGATCCGCGCTGGGCCGGGATCACCCGCAACTACACCGCCGCCGACGTGGTGCGCCTGCGCGGCACGGTGCACGTGGAGCATTCGCTGGCCCGGCTCGGTGCCGAGAAGCTGTGGAAGTACCTGCACGAAAAGGATTTCGTCAACGCGCTGGGCGCGCTGACCGGCAACCAGGCGATGCAGCAGGTCAAGGCCGGGCTCAACGCCATTTACCTGTCCGGCTGGCAGGTCGCCGCCGACGCCAACCTGGCCGGGCAGATGTACCCGGACCAGTCGCTGTATCCGGCCGACTCGGTGCCGGCGGTGGTCAAGCGCATCAACAACACGCTGCTGCGCGCCGACCAGTTGCACCATGCCGAAGGCAAGGACGAGATCGACTTCCTGCAGCCGATCGTGGCCGATGCCGAGGCCGGGTTCGGCGGCGTGCTCAATGCCTTCGAGCTGATGAAGGCGATGATCGAGGCCGGCGCGGCCGGCGTGCACTTCGAGGACCAGCTGGCCTCGGTGAAGAAGTGCGGACACATGGGCGGCAAGGTGCTGGTGCCGACCCGCGAGGCGATCGAGAAGTTGAACGCCGCGCGTCTGGCTGCCGACGTGATGGGCGTGCCGACCCTGCTGGTGGCGCGCACCGATGCCGAGGCCGCCGACCTGGTGACCAGCGACATCGACCCCAACGATCGCCCGTTCACCACCGGCGAGCGCACGGTCGAGGGCTTCTTCCGCACCCACAAGGGCCTGGACCAGGCGATCAGCCGCGGCCTGGCGTACGCGCCCTACGCCGACCTGATCTGGTGCGAGACCGGCAAGCCGGACCTGGAGTTCGCGCGCAAGTTCGCCGAGGCCATCCACGCCAAGTTCCCCGGCAAGCTGCTGGCCTACAACTGTTCGCCCAGCTTCAACTGGAAGAAGAACCTGGACGACGCCACCATCGCCAAGTTCCAGCGCGAGATCGCCAGCTACGGCTACAAGTTCCAGTTCATCACCCTGGCCGGCTTCCATGCGCTGAACTACTCGATGTTCAACCTGGCGCACGGCTACGCGCGCCGGCAGATGAGCGCCTTCGTCGAACTGCAGGAGGCCGAGTTCGCCGCCGCCGACCGTGGCTTCACCGCGGTCAAGCACCAGCGCGAGGTCGGCACCGGCTACTTCGATGCGGTGACCCAGGCAATCCAGCAGGGCCAGTCCTCGACCACCGCGCTGAAGGGCTCGACCGAGGAAGAACAGTTCCATGGCGAGAAAGCGGCCTGA
- a CDS encoding diguanylate cyclase yields MSCDSAASTARGTISNAAVAPKPNELAVLTAAELRLFSEFGRARTVRAGDVLFRRGDGGSAMFVITSGVIDLDFGEDLVVKHLGHGEFFGELGLLIGNHMRSADALAASDGALVELDHDDFQRLVERDPGVVAYFLRRTIMRVVMNEQTLIRQLRRRNRDLEAALDNLYATTHQLSQTEELVRTDELTGLHNRRGLILRLQECRRDGRSPGPGLLLIDCDRFKHINDAHGHLVGDRVLQNVANILRSVAGPDDTACRLGGDEFCLLVAAGTVEDLRRIGEFVLATVQNLLGVPHPAPHICPVSIGISRVDPHSDWNDWYANADAALYEAKRQGGNRLYWHDLASTLC; encoded by the coding sequence ATGAGCTGCGACAGCGCCGCATCCACCGCACGCGGCACAATTTCCAACGCTGCGGTCGCTCCGAAGCCGAACGAGCTGGCGGTGCTGACCGCCGCAGAATTGCGCCTGTTTTCCGAGTTCGGTCGCGCCCGTACGGTGCGCGCCGGCGACGTGCTGTTCCGCCGTGGCGACGGCGGCAGTGCCATGTTCGTGATCACCAGCGGCGTGATCGATCTGGATTTCGGCGAGGACCTGGTGGTCAAGCACCTGGGCCATGGCGAGTTCTTCGGCGAGCTGGGCCTGCTGATCGGCAATCACATGCGCAGCGCCGACGCGCTCGCCGCCAGCGACGGCGCCCTGGTGGAACTGGACCACGACGATTTCCAGCGCCTGGTCGAACGCGACCCGGGCGTGGTCGCCTACTTCCTGCGCCGCACGATCATGCGCGTGGTGATGAACGAGCAGACCCTGATCCGCCAGCTGCGCCGGCGCAACCGCGACCTGGAAGCGGCGCTGGACAACCTCTACGCCACCACCCACCAGCTCAGCCAGACCGAGGAGCTGGTGCGGACCGACGAACTGACCGGCCTGCACAACCGCCGCGGACTGATCCTGCGTCTGCAGGAGTGTCGCCGCGATGGCCGCTCGCCCGGCCCGGGCCTGCTGCTGATCGACTGCGACCGCTTCAAGCACATCAACGATGCCCACGGCCACCTGGTCGGCGATCGCGTGCTGCAGAACGTCGCCAACATCCTGCGCTCGGTGGCCGGGCCGGACGACACGGCGTGCCGCCTGGGAGGCGACGAGTTCTGCCTGCTGGTGGCCGCCGGCACGGTCGAGGACCTGCGCCGCATCGGCGAGTTCGTGCTCGCCACCGTGCAGAACCTGCTGGGCGTGCCGCACCCGGCGCCGCACATCTGCCCGGTCAGCATCGGCATCAGCCGCGTCGATCCGCATTCGGACTGGAACGACTGGTACGCCAACGCCGACGCGGCGCTGTACGAAGCCAAGCGCCAGGGCGGCAACCGGCTGTACTGGCACGACCTCGCCTCCACCCTCTGCTGA
- a CDS encoding putative peptide modification system cyclase produces MTDATAPQPEVPQLRTLLLTDLCDSVTLVEKLGDAKAAELFKRHDSLVLELQQRWRGRLIDRSDGLLLLFERPIDGLGFALDYSRGLRELGTQRKLDLKVRAGLHVGEVLTWRNSDAAVQVGAKPLEVEGLAKPTAARLMTLARPGQILLSAVAESLTHRAARELGERGERLLWKSHGRWRFKGVPTPLEIYEVGEIGHTPLRAPKPTPKAWRDIPLWRRPAALAAEAALIAAFAVGAWFVTRPQPAIAFAERDWVVVGDLRNLTGNQVLDESLDQAFRISLEQSRYVNLLSDLKVRDTLARMKRHPNSRVDRALASEIALRDGARAVILPTVAEVGGRIQVTAELIDPVTQATVYTESKTGRGLESVLASVDAVSGQLRRELGEAMQSVEQASKPLPQVTTSNLDALRAYALGVEATAAGKWKQAEQSFRVATDLDPQFSLAYLGIARVLAATSDRAAALPYLARATQFSDRLPARDRLYLSAWTDELKDSPAALSGWQQLSRLYPDNFSGHGNAFWHLFQANRFDEALSHAVAADTQQDPYQSIAIDDIGRVYLVKGQLRRAKAQFTEFALKGKSGPARRLANVLALQGNYPEAEAQLRSIPPSGYPDDDLVPHLDLITIKVDRGDWAAVTTQVREAIEASGSANDFTQAQFGFVDLSIQAMTQQAADVLPRLRQWQDGQLQRLGRAAPGQPYAADRAALILAVAHLAQRLGDDSLSSRALKATAPWTEATADPVLVKLTRIVQAGRYRLGGDYARALELLAPRDDDLLQGRVALYLTLQASGDYRQALEQAEWIGSHRGLAYGEASAAQSLQSLNVADTRMAERWAAETLSRLDRVPDATRRMQALRAAWPSVAMPPYLRETLEATLPASKQKMTW; encoded by the coding sequence ATGACCGATGCCACCGCACCGCAGCCCGAGGTCCCGCAGCTTCGTACCCTGCTGCTGACCGACCTATGCGATTCGGTGACGCTGGTGGAAAAGCTCGGCGACGCCAAGGCGGCCGAGCTGTTCAAGCGGCACGACTCGCTGGTGCTGGAGTTGCAGCAGCGATGGCGCGGCCGTCTGATCGACCGTTCCGACGGGCTGCTGCTGTTGTTCGAACGGCCGATCGACGGCCTCGGCTTCGCCCTGGACTACAGCCGCGGCCTGCGCGAGCTGGGCACGCAGCGCAAGCTCGACCTGAAGGTGCGCGCCGGCCTGCACGTGGGCGAAGTGCTGACCTGGCGCAACAGCGACGCCGCCGTGCAGGTGGGCGCCAAGCCGTTGGAAGTGGAAGGCCTGGCCAAGCCGACCGCGGCGCGGCTGATGACCCTGGCCCGGCCCGGGCAGATCCTGCTGTCGGCGGTGGCCGAGTCCTTGACCCACCGCGCCGCCCGCGAGCTGGGCGAACGCGGCGAGCGCCTGCTGTGGAAATCGCACGGCCGCTGGCGCTTCAAGGGTGTGCCGACCCCGCTGGAGATCTACGAAGTCGGCGAGATCGGCCACACCCCGCTGCGCGCGCCCAAGCCCACGCCCAAGGCCTGGCGCGACATCCCGCTGTGGCGGCGGCCGGCGGCGCTGGCGGCGGAAGCGGCGCTGATCGCCGCGTTCGCCGTCGGCGCCTGGTTCGTCACCCGCCCGCAGCCGGCCATCGCCTTCGCCGAACGCGACTGGGTGGTGGTGGGGGATTTGCGCAATCTGACGGGCAATCAGGTACTCGACGAATCGCTGGATCAGGCATTCCGGATCAGCCTCGAGCAGTCGCGTTACGTGAATCTGCTGAGCGATCTCAAGGTGCGGGATACCTTGGCGAGGATGAAGCGTCATCCCAACAGCCGCGTGGATCGGGCACTCGCATCGGAAATCGCATTGCGCGACGGCGCACGTGCCGTGATATTGCCGACCGTCGCTGAAGTGGGTGGGCGCATCCAGGTCACTGCCGAGCTGATTGATCCGGTGACGCAGGCGACGGTTTATACCGAATCCAAGACCGGACGTGGCCTGGAGTCGGTATTGGCGTCGGTGGACGCCGTCAGTGGGCAGCTACGGCGTGAACTCGGGGAGGCCATGCAGTCGGTGGAGCAGGCATCCAAGCCACTTCCACAGGTCACCACGTCCAACCTCGATGCACTGCGCGCCTATGCACTCGGTGTGGAAGCCACTGCTGCTGGAAAATGGAAACAGGCCGAGCAGAGTTTCCGGGTCGCGACCGACCTGGATCCACAGTTCTCCCTGGCGTATCTGGGGATTGCCCGAGTGCTTGCGGCGACATCTGATAGGGCGGCAGCGTTGCCTTATCTAGCGCGCGCGACTCAGTTTTCAGACCGGCTGCCTGCGCGGGATCGCCTGTACCTCAGCGCATGGACAGACGAATTGAAGGACAGCCCTGCGGCGCTCAGCGGATGGCAACAGCTATCACGCCTGTATCCCGACAATTTTTCTGGGCACGGGAATGCGTTCTGGCATTTGTTCCAGGCCAATCGCTTCGATGAGGCGTTGTCGCATGCAGTTGCTGCAGACACGCAACAGGATCCGTATCAATCGATAGCGATCGACGATATTGGTCGCGTCTATCTCGTAAAAGGGCAGTTGCGACGGGCCAAGGCCCAGTTCACGGAGTTCGCATTGAAGGGCAAGAGCGGTCCTGCGCGCAGGCTGGCGAATGTGCTTGCGCTCCAGGGCAACTATCCTGAAGCGGAAGCGCAGCTTCGTTCGATTCCCCCTAGCGGCTATCCGGATGACGATCTTGTGCCTCACTTGGACCTGATCACGATCAAGGTGGATCGGGGAGACTGGGCTGCGGTCACCACGCAGGTGCGCGAGGCGATTGAAGCCAGCGGTTCCGCCAACGACTTCACCCAAGCACAGTTCGGGTTCGTTGACCTATCGATCCAAGCCATGACGCAGCAGGCAGCCGACGTGTTGCCGCGTTTGAGACAATGGCAAGACGGTCAGTTGCAACGATTGGGTCGGGCCGCTCCTGGTCAACCTTATGCCGCTGATCGTGCTGCCCTGATCCTTGCTGTCGCCCACCTGGCGCAGCGTTTGGGAGATGACAGCCTGTCATCGCGTGCATTGAAGGCAACTGCGCCATGGACTGAAGCGACCGCGGACCCTGTACTCGTCAAGTTGACGAGGATCGTGCAAGCAGGTCGTTATCGCCTCGGCGGCGACTACGCGAGGGCGCTGGAGCTATTGGCTCCGCGCGACGATGACCTGTTGCAGGGGCGAGTGGCCTTGTACCTCACCTTGCAGGCATCGGGCGATTACCGTCAGGCACTTGAACAGGCTGAGTGGATCGGCAGCCATCGTGGACTCGCCTACGGAGAGGCATCGGCCGCGCAGTCATTGCAAAGCTTGAATGTCGCCGATACGCGAATGGCTGAGCGGTGGGCTGCCGAAACCCTGTCGCGTCTGGACAGGGTTCCGGATGCAACGCGGAGGATGCAGGCGCTGCGGGCCGCGTGGCCGAGCGTCGCCATGCCGCCTTACTTGAGAGAAACGCTCGAAGCGACCTTGCCTGCTTCGAAGCAGAAGATGACGTGGTGA